In Flavobacterium gelatinilyticum, a genomic segment contains:
- a CDS encoding DUF1287 domain-containing protein has translation MKKLTLLLVFVNFISCHQKETNTFLNGNDSIADTFSEKLSQASISIIDPSIDYDPAYFSIQYPNGDVPKNKGVCTDVIIRSYRKLNIDLQQEVHEDMLENFAVYPKKWGLTKTDTNIDHRRVPNLETFFERKGSKLSVTKNPKDYKTGEIVTWLINEKLPHIGIVTNKKSKDGKRNLIVHNVGRGQVLEDCLFKYKIAGHYKFGEEISN, from the coding sequence ATGAAAAAACTAACGCTTCTTCTAGTTTTTGTTAATTTTATTTCATGCCATCAAAAAGAAACAAATACTTTCTTAAACGGCAACGATTCAATCGCAGATACTTTTTCAGAAAAACTTTCTCAAGCCTCAATCTCAATAATCGATCCTTCTATCGATTATGATCCTGCTTATTTCAGCATACAATATCCAAACGGAGATGTGCCTAAAAATAAAGGGGTATGTACAGATGTTATAATTCGTTCTTACCGCAAATTAAATATAGACTTACAGCAGGAAGTTCATGAAGATATGCTTGAAAATTTCGCTGTTTATCCTAAAAAATGGGGACTAACCAAAACCGATACCAATATTGATCATCGAAGAGTACCAAACCTTGAAACATTTTTTGAAAGAAAAGGTTCAAAACTATCTGTTACAAAAAATCCGAAAGATTATAAAACCGGAGAAATCGTAACCTGGCTTATTAATGAAAAATTGCCTCATATTGGAATTGTAACCAACAAAAAATCCAAAGATGGAAAGAGAAATTTAATCGTTCATAATGTTGGCCGCGGGCAAGTTTTAGAAGATTGTTTATTTAAGTACAAAATCGCGGGACATTATAAATTTGGAGAAGAAATCTCAAACTAG
- the radC gene encoding RadC family protein: protein MEPTYFAIKHWADDDKPREKLMQKGKEALSNAELIAILIGSGSRKESAVDLSKRILASVENLNALGKMTLTQLMKFKGVGAAKAVTIIAALELGRRQRSEDVLKLKKITSSKNVFEIMQPVIGELPHEEFWVLFLNNSNKIISKSQLSKGGISATVVDVRLVFKMALEIGATALILCHNHPSGSLIPSEGDKEITKKMKIAGNSLDVKILDHIIITETKYYSFVDEGIF from the coding sequence ATGGAACCAACTTACTTTGCTATAAAACACTGGGCTGATGATGACAAACCTCGTGAAAAATTAATGCAGAAGGGGAAAGAAGCATTAAGTAATGCCGAATTGATTGCGATTTTGATTGGATCCGGAAGCCGAAAAGAATCTGCTGTTGATTTAAGTAAACGCATTTTGGCCAGCGTTGAGAATTTAAATGCTTTGGGAAAAATGACGCTTACTCAGTTAATGAAGTTTAAAGGAGTAGGGGCAGCTAAGGCTGTAACGATCATTGCTGCTTTAGAATTAGGAAGACGGCAAAGATCAGAAGATGTGCTGAAACTTAAAAAAATAACATCAAGCAAAAATGTTTTTGAAATTATGCAGCCTGTTATAGGAGAACTGCCCCATGAAGAATTTTGGGTGCTTTTTCTGAATAATTCGAATAAGATAATTTCTAAATCGCAATTAAGCAAAGGAGGTATATCGGCAACTGTTGTTGATGTAAGGCTGGTTTTTAAAATGGCTCTCGAAATTGGTGCTACAGCCTTGATTTTGTGCCATAATCATCCATCAGGTTCATTGATTCCAAGTGAAGGTGATAAGGAGATTACAAAAAAGATGAAAATTGCAGGAAATAGTTTAGATGTTAAAATTTTAGATCATATCATCATTACTGAAACAAAATATTATAGTTTTGTAGATGAAGGAATATTTTAA
- a CDS encoding YjjG family noncanonical pyrimidine nucleotidase, whose translation MNTNITDIFFDLDHTLWDFDKNSEMAFDRIFKSKYAEIKTEDFIKEYLPINQECWRLYQNDLITHEELRYNRLKLSFNALNYVISDENILQIANDYIEFLTDNNYLFDGAIEVLEYLKPKYRLHIITNGFANVQDKKIANAALGGYFTTITNSELAGVKKPNSIIFDYAVNLAQSSKENSIMIGDDFEADINGALNAGLDAIFFNIRNIDTPKDFKQINHLLELKKYL comes from the coding sequence ATGAATACCAATATAACCGACATCTTTTTTGATTTAGATCATACGCTATGGGATTTCGATAAAAACTCTGAAATGGCTTTTGACCGAATCTTTAAAAGTAAATATGCCGAAATTAAAACAGAGGATTTTATCAAAGAATATCTGCCGATTAATCAGGAATGCTGGCGATTGTATCAGAATGATTTAATCACTCATGAAGAATTACGTTATAACCGTTTGAAGCTTTCTTTTAATGCATTGAATTATGTGATTTCAGATGAAAATATTCTTCAGATTGCCAATGATTATATAGAATTCCTGACAGATAATAATTACTTGTTTGACGGAGCTATCGAAGTATTGGAATATCTTAAACCGAAATACAGACTGCATATTATAACCAATGGTTTTGCTAATGTTCAGGACAAAAAAATAGCAAATGCTGCTCTGGGAGGTTATTTTACCACAATTACAAATTCGGAACTGGCTGGTGTAAAAAAGCCAAATAGTATTATCTTTGATTATGCTGTTAATCTGGCTCAGTCCTCAAAAGAAAACAGTATTATGATTGGTGATGATTTCGAAGCTGATATTAATGGTGCATTAAATGCCGGTTTAGATGCCATCTTTTTTAATATTAGAAATATTGATACGCCTAAAGATTTTAAACAAATTAACCATTTATTAGAACTAAAAAAATATCTATAG
- a CDS encoding replication-associated recombination protein A, whose translation MEAPLAERIRPQKLEDYVSQHHLVGPNGSLTQQISKGIIPSLIFWGPPGTGKTTLAQIIAQESKRPFYVLSAINSGVKDIREVIDKAKQSGGLFTAKNPILFIDEIHRFSKSQQDSLLAAVEKGWITLIGATTENPSFEVIPALLSRCQVYILNAFTKADLEALLYRAMKVDSYLASKKINLKETEALLRISGGDGRKLLNVFELVINASAGDTVTITNDRVLELVQQNTVLYDKTGEQHYDIVSAFIKSIRGSDPNGAVYWLARMIEGGEDVKFIARRMLILSSEDIGNANPTALIMANNTFQAVTTIGYPESRIILSQCAIYLATSPKSNASYLAIGSAQQLVKQTGDLPVPIHLRNAPTKLMKELGYGEDYKYSHDYANNFAEQEFLPDAVKETVLYNPGNNSRENSTREFLKNRWKDKYGY comes from the coding sequence ATGGAAGCACCTTTAGCAGAACGAATCCGCCCACAGAAATTAGAAGATTATGTTAGTCAGCATCATTTGGTTGGACCAAATGGATCATTGACACAACAAATTTCAAAAGGAATAATTCCCTCCTTAATTTTTTGGGGCCCGCCCGGAACCGGAAAAACTACTTTGGCACAAATTATTGCTCAGGAATCCAAACGTCCGTTTTATGTTTTAAGCGCCATTAATTCAGGTGTGAAAGATATTCGCGAAGTAATCGACAAAGCAAAACAAAGCGGTGGTTTATTTACTGCCAAAAATCCTATACTATTTATTGACGAGATTCATCGTTTTAGCAAATCACAACAAGATTCACTTTTGGCAGCAGTAGAAAAAGGATGGATTACACTTATTGGCGCCACAACCGAGAATCCCAGTTTTGAAGTAATTCCCGCATTATTATCCCGCTGCCAGGTTTACATACTAAATGCCTTTACAAAAGCTGATCTCGAGGCACTTTTATACCGTGCTATGAAAGTTGACAGTTACCTTGCTTCTAAAAAAATCAATTTAAAAGAAACTGAAGCTTTACTCAGGATCTCAGGAGGCGATGGAAGAAAACTGCTAAATGTATTTGAACTTGTAATTAATGCTTCTGCCGGCGACACTGTAACCATTACCAATGACCGCGTACTGGAACTTGTACAGCAAAATACTGTTTTGTATGATAAAACAGGAGAACAGCATTATGACATTGTTTCTGCTTTTATAAAATCTATACGAGGCAGTGATCCTAATGGAGCTGTTTACTGGCTTGCCAGAATGATTGAAGGAGGCGAAGATGTAAAATTTATCGCCCGCAGGATGCTGATCCTTTCCAGTGAAGATATTGGCAACGCCAATCCTACTGCTCTTATAATGGCAAACAATACTTTTCAGGCTGTTACCACTATTGGTTATCCTGAAAGCCGCATTATTTTAAGCCAATGCGCCATTTATCTGGCAACTTCGCCAAAAAGCAATGCTTCTTATTTAGCCATAGGCAGTGCGCAGCAATTAGTAAAACAAACCGGAGATTTGCCTGTTCCTATTCATCTGCGAAATGCTCCTACAAAACTTATGAAAGAATTAGGTTATGGCGAAGATTACAAATATTCGCATGACTATGCCAATAATTTTGCCGAGCAGGAATTTCTTCCGGATGCCGTAAAAGAAACGGTTCTTTACAATCCAGGAAACAACTCGAGAGAGAACAGTACCCGTGAATTCTTAAAGAACCGCTGGAAAGATAAATATGGATATTAA
- a CDS encoding rhomboid family intramembrane serine protease: MNDNQFKFSTSVVGLPILFVLLLWIVYWVQIRFDFDFYQNGIYPRDLSGLQGIVFSPFIHENLDHLYNNSLPLLILLAAMPYFYPKQTFGVIVYGILFSGFITWLIGRTNFHIGASGLIYVLVSFIFFKGLQTKYYRLVALSLAVILIYGGMIWYIFPDVDQSISWEGHLGGLISGFVLTQYYKTPEYSKPLIYDWQFPDFDPQSDPFMKHFDENGNFVNTKPEEEVEEGNDYFTSNYPVRYIVTKTESEDKED; this comes from the coding sequence ATGAATGATAACCAATTTAAGTTTTCAACTTCGGTTGTGGGATTGCCTATTCTTTTTGTTTTATTACTTTGGATAGTGTATTGGGTTCAGATTCGGTTTGACTTTGATTTTTATCAGAACGGAATTTATCCCCGAGACCTTTCAGGTTTACAGGGCATTGTGTTTAGTCCTTTTATACATGAAAATTTAGATCATTTATATAACAATTCCCTGCCGCTTTTAATACTTCTGGCCGCAATGCCCTATTTTTATCCAAAGCAGACTTTTGGTGTTATTGTTTATGGAATATTGTTTTCCGGATTCATAACATGGTTAATTGGCCGTACAAATTTTCATATTGGTGCCAGCGGATTAATTTATGTTTTGGTTAGTTTTATTTTTTTTAAAGGCCTGCAGACTAAGTATTATAGATTAGTCGCCTTGTCTCTAGCGGTTATTCTAATTTATGGCGGAATGATATGGTACATTTTTCCAGATGTAGATCAGTCTATTTCGTGGGAAGGACATCTTGGCGGACTGATCAGCGGCTTTGTTTTAACCCAATATTATAAAACCCCGGAATATTCAAAACCTTTAATTTATGACTGGCAGTTTCCTGATTTTGATCCACAATCAGATCCTTTTATGAAACACTTTGATGAAAACGGAAACTTTGTTAATACTAAACCAGAAGAGGAAGTTGAAGAAGGAAATGATTATTTTACTTCAAACTATCCCGTTCGGTATATTGTAACTAAGACAGAATCAGAAGATAAAGAGGATTAG
- a CDS encoding DUF2490 domain-containing protein, with amino-acid sequence MLSKSILKSLFNLVCSLFVLFNITNSYGQHTTYGQFWNEIQFNQSISKKWSTEIDLGTTHSSTETSSNLFEKTIQRSVRGWVHHYFSPRWKLSAFTAYYSNKDVPEIGQFESPEWRFALQGIYYFHKTGYTLSTRSRAEFRHMRNQDGDYENVFRYRQQIKYIQPINSKVLREGVIYGVASDEIYLKSGTKVTGESFFDRNRFNIGAGYLLTDNIQIELTYANEYLPRNQGNQIMNAASLNISFNNLLRNIKKKIVDNIHNKHQEED; translated from the coding sequence ATGCTTTCAAAATCTATTCTAAAATCATTATTTAATTTAGTCTGCAGCTTATTTGTATTGTTTAACATTACAAATAGCTACGGACAACATACTACTTATGGCCAATTTTGGAATGAAATTCAGTTCAATCAGTCTATAAGTAAAAAATGGTCAACAGAAATAGATCTTGGAACGACTCACAGCAGTACCGAAACTTCTTCTAATTTATTCGAAAAAACTATTCAACGATCTGTACGAGGATGGGTTCATCATTACTTTTCTCCAAGATGGAAATTGTCAGCTTTTACAGCTTATTACAGCAACAAGGATGTTCCGGAGATCGGACAGTTTGAATCGCCGGAGTGGCGGTTTGCCTTACAGGGAATCTATTATTTCCATAAAACCGGCTATACTTTAAGCACACGGAGCAGGGCTGAATTTCGTCATATGCGAAATCAGGATGGTGATTATGAAAATGTTTTTAGATACCGTCAGCAGATAAAATACATCCAGCCCATAAACAGCAAAGTTTTAAGAGAAGGTGTTATTTATGGTGTCGCATCAGATGAAATTTATTTAAAATCAGGCACAAAAGTTACCGGAGAAAGCTTCTTTGACAGAAATCGGTTTAACATTGGCGCCGGTTATTTACTGACGGATAATATTCAGATCGAATTAACTTATGCCAATGAATACCTGCCAAGAAATCAGGGAAATCAAATAATGAATGCCGCTTCATTAAATATCAGTTTCAACAATCTTCTGCGAAACATCAAAAAGAAAATAGTGGACAACATCCACAACAAACATCAGGAAGAAGATTAA
- the rlmB gene encoding 23S rRNA (guanosine(2251)-2'-O)-methyltransferase RlmB yields the protein MEKEHQIFGIRAIIEAIQAGKEVDKVFIQKDISGELMKDLMKVMKRANINFSYVPVEKLNRLTPNNHQGAVATISPIGFIELEHLVESTVESGSKPLFLILDQISDARNFGAIIRTAECTGVNGIIVQKAGSAPVNGDTVKTSAGAVFNVPICKVEHIKDAIFYLQGSGIKTVAATEKTDQNIYDISLNEPLAIIMGSEDRGINPSVLKIVDEKAKLPMFGSIGSLNVSVACGAFLYEAVRQRK from the coding sequence ATGGAAAAAGAACACCAAATATTCGGCATAAGAGCCATTATAGAAGCTATTCAGGCTGGTAAAGAAGTTGACAAAGTATTTATTCAGAAAGATATCTCCGGAGAGTTAATGAAGGATTTGATGAAGGTAATGAAACGTGCCAACATTAATTTCTCATACGTACCGGTTGAAAAGCTAAACCGACTAACTCCAAACAATCACCAAGGGGCGGTTGCAACCATTTCTCCAATTGGGTTTATTGAGCTGGAACATCTGGTTGAATCAACTGTTGAATCCGGATCTAAACCTTTGTTTTTAATATTAGATCAGATTTCTGATGCGCGTAATTTTGGCGCTATTATTAGAACTGCCGAATGTACTGGTGTAAACGGAATTATAGTTCAAAAAGCAGGATCAGCACCTGTAAATGGTGATACTGTTAAAACTTCTGCCGGGGCTGTTTTTAATGTTCCTATCTGCAAAGTTGAACATATTAAAGATGCTATTTTTTATCTTCAGGGATCTGGCATAAAAACAGTAGCTGCTACCGAAAAAACAGATCAGAATATTTACGATATATCATTAAATGAACCATTAGCAATTATCATGGGTTCTGAAGACAGAGGAATCAATCCTTCGGTTCTTAAAATTGTTGATGAAAAAGCAAAATTACCAATGTTTGGCTCAATAGGATCACTAAACGTTTCTGTTGCCTGCGGGGCATTTTTATACGAAGCCGTTCGTCAGAGAAAATAA
- a CDS encoding SusD/RagB family nutrient-binding outer membrane lipoprotein — MKKIIAILTIGLSMTACVNEDVNTDPNSAYTTVPGSLITYAQKEMSDYANTPSVNENNFRLTMQYWQETTYVNESNYDFTNRNVSNQIYSINYVNVINNLSRAKEIISAYEPTATEELGWPKNKQNQLAIIDILQVFTYQRLVDTFGNVPYTQAANLTVFPLPAYDDGATIYEDLIKRINTDLANLDTSSVGFATFDSGDKFYRGAIAKWITFANSLKLKLAIGIADSNPTLAQTTALSAIAAGVMTSPSDNCQLQYLEASPNYNPLYENLEASGREDFIAGKTLIDYMLASNDPRISHYYDEVPGKGYIGQTIGQGGEFVEFSHIGEFAYTPTTPGVILNYTEVAFYVAEANARWNTGAAVASYNTAVTASILEWGGTAAEAATYLAANPYDATNWKKSIGEQAWVAMFNQALTSWNFWRRLDFPVLLAPPTAINNAGGKVPVRMAYPVLEQQANNSNWKAASDAIGGDLLTTKLFWDKF, encoded by the coding sequence ATGAAAAAAATCATAGCAATATTAACAATTGGTCTGTCTATGACAGCGTGTGTTAATGAGGATGTAAACACAGATCCAAACAGCGCATACACCACTGTACCAGGATCGTTAATTACTTATGCACAAAAGGAGATGAGTGATTATGCAAATACCCCGAGTGTAAATGAAAACAATTTCAGATTAACAATGCAATATTGGCAGGAAACAACTTATGTCAATGAAAGTAATTACGACTTTACAAATAGAAATGTTTCTAATCAAATTTACTCAATCAACTACGTAAATGTTATAAACAATCTTAGTAGAGCTAAAGAAATCATCAGTGCTTACGAACCAACGGCAACTGAAGAACTAGGATGGCCAAAAAACAAACAAAATCAGCTAGCTATAATTGATATTCTACAGGTTTTTACTTATCAGCGTTTAGTTGACACATTTGGTAATGTTCCATATACGCAGGCAGCAAACCTTACTGTATTTCCTCTGCCAGCATATGATGATGGAGCAACTATTTATGAAGATCTGATTAAAAGAATAAACACTGATTTAGCTAATTTAGACACTTCTTCCGTTGGCTTTGCAACTTTTGATTCTGGTGATAAATTTTACCGCGGAGCTATTGCAAAATGGATTACATTTGCTAACTCATTAAAACTGAAGCTTGCGATTGGAATAGCTGATTCAAATCCCACTTTAGCACAAACAACTGCTCTTTCTGCTATTGCTGCAGGAGTAATGACCTCTCCTTCGGATAATTGCCAATTACAATACTTAGAAGCTTCTCCAAACTACAATCCATTGTATGAAAATTTGGAAGCTAGTGGTAGAGAAGACTTTATAGCAGGTAAAACATTAATTGATTATATGCTAGCATCGAATGATCCTAGAATCAGCCATTACTATGACGAAGTACCTGGAAAAGGCTACATAGGACAGACAATTGGTCAAGGTGGTGAGTTCGTAGAATTCTCTCACATTGGAGAGTTCGCTTACACTCCTACAACTCCTGGTGTTATTTTAAACTATACAGAAGTTGCTTTTTACGTTGCTGAGGCTAATGCTCGTTGGAATACGGGTGCAGCTGTTGCATCATATAACACAGCGGTTACTGCTTCTATCTTAGAATGGGGCGGTACAGCAGCAGAAGCTGCAACTTATCTTGCAGCTAATCCATATGATGCTACAAACTGGAAAAAATCAATTGGAGAGCAAGCTTGGGTAGCGATGTTTAACCAAGCGTTAACTTCTTGGAATTTCTGGAGAAGATTAGACTTCCCTGTTCTATTGGCTCCTCCGACAGCTATCAACAATGCTGGGGGAAAAGTTCCTGTAAGAATGGCTTACCCTGTTCTTGAGCAGCAAGCAAACAACTCTAACTGGAAAGCAGCTTCTGATGCAATTGGTGGAGATTTGTTAACTACAAAATTATTCTGGGATAAATTCTAA
- a CDS encoding SusC/RagA family TonB-linked outer membrane protein, with product MKLKFNGFLVLFLALVAQLTFAQERAVSGTVSDNTGMPLPGVSVLIKGTKSGTQTDFDGKFSIKASPSQVLVFSYIGMKTQEVAAGSSPINVKLGADANELEAVVVTTALGIKREKKSLGYSAQSVSAEQVSTVPTGNFVNNLSGKVAGLNVTNGTNFGGSTNVVLRGFKSLLGDNQALFVVDGVPILNNNVNSADQKSGRGGYDYGNAASDINPNNIAEINVLKGAAATALYGSRAQNGAIIITTKKGKARNDMAVEFSSSYTMSTVDKDTFAKYQTEYGQGYFGQRFSTYNGQPRARTGDDASYGPKYDGSLVYQYDAFVPGSPTFGQATPWVAAKNGPIEFFETATSTVNNISLSGGTDKATYRLTYANTTSSDILPNSLLSKNNFNAAATYKFNDKLSSTFNATYVAQNTRNRNTTGYGGNQIAGFRQWWANNVDIKEQRDFYFAKQQNYSWNMKSAADIAPAYWDNPYFQRYENYNNDSRKRFAANASLTYDVSKELSFTGRMGTDGFTMRTEDRIAQGSVPATLGSNSNGQNLPAQPSGYALDIYDISEQNYDFLATYKKDLTEDLNLNVVLGTNYNVQSRYINQQMTSGGLYIPGLYTLSNSLSSPALPRIIDTRKEVLGLFGQATLGYKGTYYLEGSVRRDESSALPADNNAYWYSAISGSVVFSNWLKDVEFINFGKFRAAYAQVGSDTDPNQLLNTYTARNPFETPSYSFNTTAKNAHLKPQQLDNVELGLNMQFANNRLGFDVAWFQNKAYDQILPLPVSTSTGSNFNTVNAGTLTTKGFEVTLNATPIKTANFAWDINVNWSNPNTKVTELAPGIENININSLQGGVSINAPLNQDYGQIWGTTYVLDDAGNRIIGENGAYLVSTTTDNKLGTYQADWTGGINNKFSYKNISFSFLIDVKKGGSVFSLDQYYGYGTGIYANSVGTNDLGNPIRNTLATGGGEILKGVMANPAYTPTNGQPQYVTNTTRLDRSQSSQVLGTDPPAAAFVYDAGFVKLREVVLTYNLPSSILGTSIKGASFSVIGNNLWIIDKDLPYADPEAGLSSGNTQGYQSGPMPTTRNISFNVKVNF from the coding sequence ATGAAACTAAAGTTCAATGGATTCCTAGTGCTGTTTTTAGCATTAGTGGCGCAATTAACTTTCGCGCAAGAAAGAGCTGTTTCAGGAACAGTTTCTGACAATACAGGTATGCCTCTTCCAGGTGTTAGTGTATTGATCAAAGGAACAAAATCTGGAACACAAACTGATTTTGATGGTAAATTCTCTATCAAAGCATCTCCAAGCCAAGTTTTGGTATTTAGCTACATCGGAATGAAAACTCAGGAAGTAGCAGCAGGTTCATCACCAATCAATGTAAAATTAGGTGCTGACGCAAATGAACTTGAAGCAGTTGTAGTAACAACAGCTTTAGGTATTAAAAGAGAGAAAAAATCTCTTGGTTACTCTGCTCAGTCAGTATCAGCAGAACAAGTTTCAACTGTTCCTACAGGAAACTTCGTAAACAACTTATCAGGAAAAGTTGCTGGTCTTAATGTTACAAATGGTACTAACTTTGGAGGATCTACAAACGTAGTTCTTAGAGGTTTCAAATCTCTTTTAGGAGATAACCAGGCTTTATTTGTTGTGGACGGTGTGCCAATTCTTAACAACAACGTAAACAGTGCTGATCAAAAAAGCGGTAGAGGTGGTTATGACTACGGTAACGCAGCTTCTGATATCAACCCAAATAACATCGCTGAGATCAACGTATTAAAAGGTGCTGCTGCAACAGCTCTTTACGGATCAAGAGCGCAAAATGGTGCGATCATCATTACAACTAAAAAAGGAAAAGCAAGAAATGACATGGCTGTAGAATTTTCATCTTCTTACACTATGTCTACTGTTGACAAAGACACTTTTGCAAAATATCAGACTGAATATGGACAAGGATATTTCGGACAAAGATTTTCAACTTACAATGGACAGCCAAGAGCAAGAACTGGAGATGATGCTTCCTACGGACCTAAGTACGATGGATCTTTAGTTTACCAATATGACGCTTTTGTTCCAGGTTCTCCAACGTTTGGACAAGCAACTCCATGGGTAGCTGCTAAAAATGGTCCTATTGAATTTTTTGAAACCGCAACATCAACTGTAAACAATATCTCTTTAAGTGGAGGTACTGATAAAGCAACTTACAGATTAACTTATGCAAACACTACAAGCAGCGACATTCTTCCTAATTCATTATTAAGCAAGAATAACTTCAATGCTGCCGCAACTTACAAATTTAACGATAAATTAAGCTCTACATTCAACGCAACTTATGTAGCTCAAAACACTCGTAACAGAAATACAACTGGATACGGTGGTAACCAGATAGCCGGTTTCAGACAATGGTGGGCCAACAACGTTGACATCAAAGAGCAAAGAGACTTCTATTTTGCAAAACAGCAAAACTATTCTTGGAATATGAAAAGCGCTGCAGATATTGCTCCAGCCTACTGGGACAACCCTTATTTCCAGAGATACGAAAACTATAACAATGACAGCAGAAAAAGATTTGCAGCCAATGCAAGCTTAACATATGATGTCTCTAAAGAACTTAGTTTTACAGGTAGAATGGGTACAGACGGTTTTACCATGAGAACTGAAGACAGAATTGCACAAGGATCAGTTCCTGCTACTCTTGGATCAAACTCTAACGGTCAAAATCTTCCTGCCCAGCCATCTGGTTATGCATTAGACATATACGACATTAGTGAACAAAACTACGATTTCTTGGCAACGTACAAGAAAGACTTAACTGAAGATTTAAACCTTAACGTTGTTCTTGGTACCAACTATAACGTACAAAGCAGATATATTAATCAGCAAATGACATCTGGAGGATTATACATTCCTGGATTATACACTCTTTCAAACTCATTATCTTCTCCAGCTTTGCCTAGAATTATAGACACAAGAAAAGAAGTTCTTGGTTTATTTGGTCAGGCAACATTAGGGTACAAAGGAACGTATTATCTTGAAGGCTCTGTTCGAAGAGACGAATCTTCTGCTTTACCAGCTGACAATAATGCTTATTGGTATTCTGCAATATCTGGAAGTGTTGTTTTCTCAAACTGGTTAAAAGATGTTGAATTTATTAATTTTGGTAAATTCAGAGCAGCTTATGCTCAGGTAGGTTCTGACACTGATCCTAATCAATTATTAAATACTTATACTGCTCGTAACCCATTTGAAACTCCATCTTATTCGTTCAATACTACTGCTAAAAATGCACATTTAAAACCACAGCAATTAGACAATGTTGAATTAGGTTTGAATATGCAATTTGCTAATAACAGACTAGGATTTGATGTCGCTTGGTTTCAAAATAAAGCCTACGATCAAATCCTACCATTACCGGTTTCAACTTCTACAGGATCAAATTTCAATACTGTAAATGCAGGTACTTTAACTACAAAAGGATTTGAGGTTACTCTTAATGCTACACCTATCAAAACTGCAAACTTTGCTTGGGACATTAACGTGAACTGGTCTAATCCTAATACAAAAGTTACAGAATTAGCTCCTGGTATCGAGAACATAAATATCAATTCTCTACAAGGCGGTGTGAGTATAAACGCTCCTCTTAATCAAGATTATGGTCAGATCTGGGGAACAACTTACGTATTAGATGATGCCGGAAACAGAATTATTGGAGAAAATGGCGCTTACTTAGTATCTACTACTACCGACAATAAACTTGGTACATACCAAGCTGACTGGACAGGGGGTATTAATAATAAATTCTCTTACAAAAACATCTCTTTCAGTTTCTTAATTGACGTTAAAAAAGGAGGAAGCGTTTTCTCTCTTGACCAATACTATGGATACGGAACAGGTATTTACGCTAACTCAGTTGGAACTAACGACTTAGGAAACCCTATTAGAAACACATTAGCTACTGGTGGTGGTGAAATTTTAAAAGGTGTAATGGCAAATCCTGCTTACACGCCAACAAATGGTCAGCCACAATATGTAACAAACACAACAAGATTAGACAGATCTCAATCTAGCCAAGTTTTAGGTACAGATCCACCTGCTGCTGCGTTTGTTTACGATGCAGGATTTGTAAAATTAAGAGAGGTAGTATTAACTTACAACTTACCTTCAAGCATATTAGGAACTTCTATAAAAGGTGCTTCATTTAGTGTAATAGGTAACAACCTATGGATCATAGACAAAGACCTTCCTTATGCAGATCCGGAAGCTGGATTATCTTCAGGTAACACTCAAGGATACCAGTCTGGACCTATGCCGACAACTAGAAATATTTCTTTTAATGTCAAAGTTAATTTTTAA
- the rpsL gene encoding 30S ribosomal protein S12, whose product MPTIQQLVRTGRTQITKKSKSVALDSCPQRRGVCTRVYTTTPKKPNSAMRKVARVRLTNGNEVNAYIPGEGHNLQEHSIVLVRGGRVKDLPGVRYHIVRGALDTSGVAGRTQRRSKYGAKRPKEAKK is encoded by the coding sequence ATGCCAACAATTCAACAATTAGTAAGAACAGGAAGAACTCAGATCACTAAGAAGAGTAAATCGGTTGCTTTAGATTCTTGTCCTCAAAGAAGAGGGGTTTGTACGCGTGTTTACACTACTACACCAAAAAAACCAAACTCTGCAATGCGTAAAGTTGCGCGTGTACGTTTGACAAATGGTAATGAGGTGAATGCTTACATCCCTGGAGAAGGACACAATCTACAAGAGCACTCGATAGTATTAGTGAGAGGCGGAAGGGTAAAAGATTTACCAGGTGTTAGATATCATATCGTTCGTGGAGCGCTTGACACATCAGGTGTTGCAGGAAGAACGCAAAGAAGATCTAAGTACGGTGCTAAACGCCCAAAAGAAGCAAAAAAGTAA